The following is a genomic window from Pseudomonas parafulva.
CACTGGGCAGCTACTGCGAAGCGTCCAACAGCGGTATCGACGTCAAATGGCTTGCCGTCGTCGTGATCGTCGTCAGCCTGGCCGTGCTGGCAATCGCGCTGATCGTGTCCGTGCTCGATGTGCGCAGCAACTTGCTGTCCCTCTCCCTGGATCAGGCCAACAGCGAGCTGCTGCAACTGGCGCTGCACGACAACCTGACCCGCCTGCCCAATCGACTGCTGCTCAACGACCGCCTCAACCAGGCCATTCACAAGGCTACGCCGCAGCAAGACCTGTTTTCGGTGTTGCTGATGGACCTGGATGGCTTCAAGGCCGTGAACGATGCTTATGGGCACCATGTGGGCGATCTTCTGCTGGTGCAGGTGTCCGAGCGCATCCTGGCCAGCAAGCGGCCGGAGGACACGGCTGCGCGCCTGGGTGGCGACGAGTTCGTATTCCTGATTCACCACCGCGAACCCGAAGACGCCGCGTTGTTCGCCCAGCAACTGGTCGAGTCGATTGGCCGCCCCTACAGCCTCGAAGGCCATGTCCTGCATATCTCGGCGAGCATCGGGATTGCGTTATTTCCCGACAACGGCCTGACGGCCCACGAACTGATGGTCAATGCCGACGCAGCGATGTACCACGCCAAGGAACTGGGACGTGCGGGGTACTGCTTCTTCGAACGCACCATGAACAAGAACGCCCATGAACAGATGCAGCTTCAGCACGACCTGCGCCTGGCACTGGAACGTGGTGAGTTCGTTCTGCACTACCAGCCCAAGTTCATCGCCGCTGACGGCCATATGGTCGGCGTCGAAGCCTTGGTGCGCTGGCACCGTCCAGGCTCGGGGTTAGTACCGCCGGACCGCTTCTTGCCGCATGCCGAACGAACCGGGCTGATCATACCGATCGGCAACTGGGTGATCGATGAAGCCTGTCGGCAGATGCGCCAATGGCACGATCAAGGCCATGACGGTTGGAGCGTGGCGGTGAACCTGTCGACGATTCAGCTGGCCCAGGCCGACCTGCTGGGGGTGGTGCGCACCGCACTGGAAAAGTACGCGCTGGCGCCGCAGCACCTGGTGTTGGAGGTGACCGAGTCCACCGCCATGCGCAACGCCGAAGCCAGCCTGGAGATCCTCGACAAGCTGGCCGAGCTCGGCGTGAACATCTCCATCGACGACTTCGGCACCGGCTACTCCAGCCTGCTTTACCTCAAGCGCTTTCCGGCCAACGAGTTGAAGATCGATCGCGGTTTCGTCAAGGAACTGGTCCAAGGCAATGAAGACGAGGCAATCGTCTCGGCCATCATCGCCCTGGGCCAGACGCTAAGCATGAAGATCGTCGCCGAAGGCGTGGAAACCCAGGAGCAGCAAGCGTTGCTCACGCGGCTGGGTTGCCATGCACTGCAGGGCTATCTGTTGGGCAAACCGCTGCCGGCGGCGCAACTGCTCGAGGCGCTCGCCGCCCAAGGGCGACGCCCCCTGGCAGCAGGCCCTGGTGACGACAGCGCGTCGATCACAGTTTCATGTTGAGCGAGACGAACGCCGAACGACCCGGCGCCGGTGAGAACATCGCCTGGTCGTCGCCGCCCCAGAAGAAGTTGTCGTACCAGACGTATTCGTATTGACGGTCCAGCAGGTTCTTGACCTGCAGATCGACGCTGGTGGAGGGGCTGAGGCGATAGCTGACGCTGGCGTCCACCACCACGAAACCGCCGTACTTGCCCTCCTCGTTCAACTCGTCGATGTAGTAGCTACCCTGCGCCCGGCCTTGTACGCCGAACTTCCAGTCGTCGTTGTAGCGATAGTCGGCGCCTAGGTTGCTGATGTAGCGCGGGGTGGAGAACACCTGTTTACCCGACAGCGATTGGCCGGAGGCCGAGAATGCCTTGACCACCTTGGCTTCCTGGATGGCGTGTGAGGCCCACACCGTCCATTGTTCGTCCAACTGCGCGCTGATCTGCATGTCCACACCGCGCCGACGGGTCTCGCCCAGCCCAACCGTGGTGCCGGTGCTGGGCATGTTCGCCACTTCGTCGGTGGCATCCTGTTGCCACAGCGCAACGCGTGCCTGCGCGCCCGGGAACGGTTGGAACTTGATGCCGACCTCCTTGCCCGTATTGATCGATGGATCGTAGGACGTCTGCCCCGGGGTCATGTAGGCCGGTGCGGTGGAGCCGGTGAGAATCTGGAAGGTGCGCCCCCAGTTGGCGTACACGTCGATCTCGGGGGTGAGGCTGTAGATCACGCTCAGCTTGGGCTGACGAATCCAGCCGTAGTCCTGCAGCGAGGCCTTGGCGCCACCGAGCAGCTCGGTGTTGCCGGAGAATTTGTCGACACGCATCGCCGGGATGATCTTCAGCGCATCGGTGGGCTGGATCACAGCCTGCAGGTAACCGCCGATGTTGCGCAGGGTGTAGCTGTCATCGTTCTGCACGCGGGCGGGCCTGACATCGAAGTCGGTCGGCACGCCATAGCTGTAGCGCAGGCGACGGTACGCATTGTCCTGTTCTTCGTAGTTGATGCCGCCATCGAGCGTCAGGTGCTCGTTGGCGCGCCAGGTCAGGTTGCTGAGCATGCCGCGCTGCTGTTCGTCCCACTGCCGACGTTGGCGCGGGGCATTGCCTGGACGGTAGTCGGTGAAAGTAATGGTGCGGTCGTCGTTGTAGCTGTTGTAGTACAGCTTGCTGCTCAGGCTCAGGTCGTCGTTGAGCTGCCAGTCGGTGTGCAGGCTCAACTGCTTCATGTCGCGGTCATCGCCATCGTTGCCGTTCTTGTCCGGTGACTGGGTGCGGCTGGCGTGCATCTGTTCGCGGGTGAGAAAGCCGGGCTCCTGGGCCTGATGGTGGTACAGGCGGGCGATGAGGCCGACGCGGAAATTCTGTTCGTCGTTGCTGAGGAACCACTTGCCGCCCAGCGCGTACTTGTTGGAGTTGCTGTGGTCGCGGTAGCCGTCACTGTCCTGCTTGGCGAGGATGTAGTTCTGGGCGAAATTGCCCTCCTCGCGGCCGATTGCCAGTTGCACCTCACGGG
Proteins encoded in this region:
- a CDS encoding putative bifunctional diguanylate cyclase/phosphodiesterase, coding for MLPSSHNLVLVAFSLIVAILASYTALRMAGRVASSTGKAAGLWLAGGSFAMGFGVWAMHFIGMLAFDLPIPLGYDIPLTLLSLLIAVFSSAFALWLVCQNNLPWIRLVLGGLLMGAGIAAMHYTGMAALLMRPSVIYIPWIFMLSILIAVLASGAALWIVFRLRRGARGEAWARIGASLLMGCAIVGMHYTGMAAAQFPLGSYCEASNSGIDVKWLAVVVIVVSLAVLAIALIVSVLDVRSNLLSLSLDQANSELLQLALHDNLTRLPNRLLLNDRLNQAIHKATPQQDLFSVLLMDLDGFKAVNDAYGHHVGDLLLVQVSERILASKRPEDTAARLGGDEFVFLIHHREPEDAALFAQQLVESIGRPYSLEGHVLHISASIGIALFPDNGLTAHELMVNADAAMYHAKELGRAGYCFFERTMNKNAHEQMQLQHDLRLALERGEFVLHYQPKFIAADGHMVGVEALVRWHRPGSGLVPPDRFLPHAERTGLIIPIGNWVIDEACRQMRQWHDQGHDGWSVAVNLSTIQLAQADLLGVVRTALEKYALAPQHLVLEVTESTAMRNAEASLEILDKLAELGVNISIDDFGTGYSSLLYLKRFPANELKIDRGFVKELVQGNEDEAIVSAIIALGQTLSMKIVAEGVETQEQQALLTRLGCHALQGYLLGKPLPAAQLLEALAAQGRRPLAAGPGDDSASITVSC
- a CDS encoding TonB-dependent receptor, giving the protein MRFTPASLAIFTAMVSPDLFAEPTGNSTIVLGDVNITHTAAAGVGSALSTENVLTSVDVLGGDQVQDKNVMNSWQLLGQMPGIQLTETGQGAESGKVTFRAFNGEGYINGIKTLIDGVPSNVNSGNQRFIDMVFPLDIEYIEVVRGTNDPRYGLHNIGGNINFATRQGGNYTDSRLTYGSFDTREVQLAIGREEGNFAQNYILAKQDSDGYRDHSNSNKYALGGKWFLSNDEQNFRVGLIARLYHHQAQEPGFLTREQMHASRTQSPDKNGNDGDDRDMKQLSLHTDWQLNDDLSLSSKLYYNSYNDDRTITFTDYRPGNAPRQRRQWDEQQRGMLSNLTWRANEHLTLDGGINYEEQDNAYRRLRYSYGVPTDFDVRPARVQNDDSYTLRNIGGYLQAVIQPTDALKIIPAMRVDKFSGNTELLGGAKASLQDYGWIRQPKLSVIYSLTPEIDVYANWGRTFQILTGSTAPAYMTPGQTSYDPSINTGKEVGIKFQPFPGAQARVALWQQDATDEVANMPSTGTTVGLGETRRRGVDMQISAQLDEQWTVWASHAIQEAKVVKAFSASGQSLSGKQVFSTPRYISNLGADYRYNDDWKFGVQGRAQGSYYIDELNEEGKYGGFVVVDASVSYRLSPSTSVDLQVKNLLDRQYEYVWYDNFFWGGDDQAMFSPAPGRSAFVSLNMKL